aatcCCTACTGTTTCTCTTAGGACTTGTGAACCCCTGAACAACGGAAGGAATTATGGCTAAAGGAAAAGGGACTCGAATTCAGTAGAGAAGTAACGCGCAATGGAAGGGTGCAGGTGCATGCAGGCCACTTGCGTATGTACTCATGGATGCCCCTGCCCAAGCGTTGCTGACAAACAAATTGTTCTCTctcaaaattaagaatatatCACTCAAGACAATGTTCTGATTGTTATAGAATTAAATCTTGCTGAATAAATAGCAAGATTTCAATACTACTGCAAGGCAAAAAACTAAACTTTtatgttcaatttttcttcctctgcaatttctttcaattgttTGGTCAGTAGACAACCAGTAATGAATAACTGTGgtaaaaatatgacaaatttCATGTCATTGTACACCAcgggtgtttaataaatattccagtCTAATCTAAACAGAATTAACTTCATTGAATAATGGCAAGTAAGAAAGCCATGGTAATTTCTGCAATGGGGGTTTCCCCGCAGAGAAAAAACGGCCGGCCATCATGCATGCCTCCCTGCTGACTTCTAATATTTCATTCGTAATATTGCggagttaaattataaaaatacgtCAACTTTTACGTAAATTTGGATGGATAGAAGGCCCTCAGGGCACCAATGAATTTTACCCGCTTTTCTACCTAGATATCATACCGCGGAAATTGAACCGCAAGGAGCCAGAAAACAGGCAAGTGAAGTGTTCCCcttcatacaatttttaaatccttatCTTAATAATAGTTTTGAAGAATCTTTACCAAGATTTCTAAATTAAGGTTTTAGCCTGCAGATTAATATGCGTTTCATTCACAggattgtttcaatttaatgttttagaaGTTTTCTGCTTTTGTCAAATCTTGTGATGTATCATAAATTACATCGCAACAATAGCCTTCCTATGCTGCACTTAGattgagcatttttttcgAGTACAGTTTTCTTTGAATCATACggttttttttgctctcgcagaattatttaaaagtaaaatttgcgTTTCGCTTTTTTCATTGTAAGGGGTAGGTTGAATAAAGACAACAATATTTATCTGTGAATAGCCCATTGCTTTATTAGGCTAATGTTCAAACATTTGGGATTTGTTTGGATTCTGATTTCCTCCTTTTGCCTCCTGGATTTGTCCTTTTACTGCCGCGTTTCTTCATTCTACCATTTACACCATTTCCACCTTGCTCCAGCTTGCCGTTCTTTCCCTTAGGCAACTGGATGATGAAGTTCGGGTCGcaattttgcagttttgtcTTCCTCTCTTCGCAGGTCGGCAGTGGTGGTCCTAGTTTTGGCTGGCTTGATGGAGTAGTAGCTACCTGCTCGCCTGGTGGAGCATTCTACCCGGAAAAGTGGTTAACGTGAAGTTATTTCACACATGTAGGTTCTAATACCAGGACAAACTGCCTCTGGATGCAAGTGATGAAACGAATAGGCTTGTCACTGCACTTGTCAGTGTTGCTTGCGCTTGAGTCGGCGTAAATAGGTGGTTGATTCGTTACATCTATAGatcgaaaaaattcaatattatacTTGTTATTGATAAAAAGCATATGTAAAGATTTAATGCCAAATTGCCtgattagaaaatatttttgcttctaGTAAAAAAGTTACATTATTTctttaacataatatattttgtaatttcattGCGAAATTATAAACCAAGGCGTCCTTACTGTCCATGCAAGCTGTGATGGCGTCCTCTGCAATTTTGGCCCATTCAGGCGAGTTGGCTGTCTGCTGGGCATAGCTAGCTTTGACGGCCGCAAGATTGATGTTTCCGTCAGAGTCGAGCTGCAAAGGCGATATTTAGCTTTCTATCTATATGTCATTTCGCTCAGACGTACGTGATTGGTACTGTTGAGAGCGCACTCAGCAACGCACtatttatttgttagaaaatgGTTAAGCTTACTCGCAACTATCCTTGATAATGAGTTTACCAATGGACTGTGTCCTTTTCCGCGATCTTTACCTAATTACAATAAAGAAATGAATATtgcgaatttatattttgttattatttctcagttataaaataatacgCCGTACTAAGAAAGGCTTTTTAAACGTGTTGCATTTCCCAAACAGCTTATTTAGTTTCAAGTTTTGTTCGTATAACGAAAGGTGACCCTACCTTCCTCGCTGCTTCCAGGACCACCATTGGTACCAGCATCTCTGGTTTTGCGACGTCTGTCCTTTTTTCCATGACCTCCACACTTGCCGAACACCTCTTTCGAGAAAACGACCGGGACGTTGGCGCAGTCCTTTGCATTCTACAGAGTTGATGAAGGGGCATTTCAAGAGTTGTCTACAAGTAACTGCAGGAATTCTCACGATCAAGAACATAGGGTTGCAGGCACGGGGTTCAGCATCGAAAGCTTTCCTCATGGCTTCCATCTTTTGTTTGCCTTCAGGTCCCCCTTCAGGTGGGCCTCCTCCTCTGCTCTTTccttctttttcctttttcttcgGCTCCGCCTATAccggttaaaattaatttcattgctttttttaagaaaatctgtCAATGgtagtgaaatattttgttaggaTGCACTgcgagaaaattttttatccctctattatgaattatttcgaatgaatttataatatagaggataaattaaaaaaaatataaataaattatttaggatAATCTAGTTAAACTCTTTAGCCTAAAAGTATCCCCTACTGCCTCTTATGGCATGTAAGTTATTTGGTCATACAACCATGACTGCATTTTGAAACGTTAGAGCGAATCAAAATACAGtgtatttaaagtggattgatacaggccaacaattgaaaattatttgaattgttggatgcaataagcagttgatctatactcaatattttctgcaatttgcaatagtaaaaatgaGCTTGCtcgagtaaaaattcaaattttctattaaaattacagcgctttaCCACATTTTCTAgacagattttgattcct
The nucleotide sequence above comes from Cloeon dipterum chromosome X, ieCloDipt1.1, whole genome shotgun sequence. Encoded proteins:
- the LOC135946741 gene encoding uncharacterized protein LOC135946741, with the translated sequence MLKFAVIFCLIVAVAVQAEPKKKEKEGKSRGGGPPEGGPEGKQKMEAMRKAFDAEPRACNPMFLINAKDCANVPVVFSKEVFGKCGGHGKKDRRRKTRDAGTNGGPGSSEEGKDRGKGHSPLCVAECALNSTNHLDSDGNINLAAVKASYAQQTANSPEWAKIAEDAITACMDNVTNQPPIYADSSASNTDKCSDKPIRFITCIQRQFVLNAPPGEQVATTPSSQPKLGPPLPTCEERKTKLQNCDPNFIIQLPKGKNGKLEQGGNGVNGRMKKRGSKRTNPGGKRRKSESKQIPNV